A DNA window from Populus trichocarpa isolate Nisqually-1 unplaced genomic scaffold, P.trichocarpa_v4.1 scaffold_67, whole genome shotgun sequence contains the following coding sequences:
- the LOC7462791 gene encoding ABC transporter C family member 3 isoform X2: MEMFFESTEQGVAAIVSSSSSIMHAPGSNIDFLLESIFISGFCGSLHLVLLLALCVLFLCKKLSRWGDGEGSSEMLMMKRRFLWYKQTLVCCLGVSVFNFILCLLSYFYLYGNVLSDGEIMTLLDLGLRTLSWGALVVYLHTQFFNSGENMFPLLLRVWWGFYLAISCYCFFVDVFLHHKHLSLEIECSLVSDVVSVFTGLFLCYVGFLRSDIQDVLEEPLLNDDSSSINNLENRGADTVTPFGNAGLFSILTFSWMNSLIAAGNKKTLDLEDVPQLHGVDSVVGAFPVFKNKLESDCGRVTRFKFAKALFLLVWKEILWTALLALIDTLGSYVGPYLIDVFVQCLDGRGEFKNQGYILASAFVAAKLAECLADRHSSFRLQQIGTRLRAVTATMIYNKSLTISCQSKQGHSSGEMINIMTIDADRLGTFSQYIHDPWVVILQVCLALLILYRNLGLGSVAGFVATVIVMSLNYPFGRLEEKFQGKLMESKDKRMKATTEILRNMRILKLQGWEMKFLSKILELREVETRWLKKYFYTSVVITVVFWATPTVVAVATFGTCMLMGIPLESGKVLSALATFEILQYPIYNLPDTVSMLIQTKVSLDRIASFLCLDDLQPDAIEKLPGGSSDTAIEIVDGNFSWDLSSSRATLKDINFKVLNGMKVAVCGTVGSGKSSLLSSILGELPKISGTLKLCGTKAYVAQSPWIQSGTIEENILFGKEMDKERYDKVLEACSLKKDLEILSFGDQTVIGERGINLSGGQKQRIQIARALYQDAQIYLFDDPFSAVDAHTGSHLFKEVLLGLLSSKTVIYVTHQVEFLSAADLILVMKDGRIAQAGKYDEILNSGSDFKVLVGAHKAALSVLDSRQAGAVSENESVRDNNGGENSTDRIVHDEGNKDSQIGKADDVAEPQAQLIQEEEREKGSVGFQIYWKYITTAYGGALVPFILLAQLLFQILQIGSTYWMAWATPATKDVKPGVSGSRLLIVYVSLVIGSSFCILARAMLLVTAGYKTATLLFNKLHQCIFRAPMSFFDATPSGRIINRASKDQSALEMQIPDLVGGLAFEAIMLLGIIAVMSQVAWQVFIVSIPVIAACIWYQQYYIPAARELSRLIGVCNAPVIQNFAETISGATTIRSFDQESRFQEINMKLTDAYSRPKFHNSAAMQWLCFRMDMFSSVTFAFCLFLLVSFPERTNPAIAGLAVTYALELHMAQFGLIWNFCICENKLISVERILQYMSIPAEPPLVIESKRPDHSWPSHGKIDIDNLQVRYAPHMPLVLRGLSCTFPGGKKTGIVGRTGSGKSTLIQALFRTVEPAAGQIMIDSIDISLIGLHDLRSRLSIIPQDPTMFEGTVRSNLDPLEEYTDEQIWEVLDKCQLGDEVRKKERKLDSTVIENGENWSMGQRQLVCLGRVLLKKSKVLVLDEATASVDTATDNLIQQTLRQNFSDCTVITIAHRITSVLDSDMVLLLSQGLIEEYNSPTRLLENKSSSFSQLVAEYTVRSNTRFEKSTGLNL; the protein is encoded by the exons ATGGAAATGTTTTTTGAGTCAACAGAGCAAGGTGTCGCAGCCATTGTCTCAAGCTCATCTTCCATAATGCATGCACCAGGTTCGaatattgattttcttcttgaatCCATTTTCATTAGTGGGTTCTGTGGATCGTTGCACTTGGTTTTGTTACTTGCTTTATGTGTCTTGTTTTTGTGTAAGAAACTCAGCAGGTGGGGTGATGGAGAGGGTTCTTCAGAGATGTTAATGATGAAGAGGAGGTTTTTGTGGTATAAACAGACCTTGGTCTGTTGTTTGGGTGTCtcggtttttaatttcatcttgtgTTTGTTGAGCTACTTTTATTTGTATGGAAATGTTTTGTCTGATGGTGAAATAATGACCCTTTTGGATTTAGGGCTTAGAACACTCTCTTGGGGTGCACTTGTTGTTTATTTGCATACCCAATTCTTTAACTCAGGTGAAAACATGTTCCCTTTGTTATTGAGAGTTTGGTGGGGTTTCTATTTGGCTATTTCTTGTTATTGCTTTTTTGTAGATGTTTTCCTTCATCACAAACACTTGTCTTTGGAGATAGAGTGCTCTTTAGTGTCTGATGTGGTCTCTGTGTTTACTGGATTGTTTCTTTGTTATGTTGGGTTTTTGAGAAGTGATATTCAAGATGTACTTGAAGAACCCCTTTTGAATGATGATTCTAGCTCGATTAATAATTTGGAGAACAGAGGGGCAGATACGGTGACTCCTTTTGGAAACGCTGGTCTTTTCAGTATTCTAACCTTTTCTTGGATGAATTCTTTAATTGCTGCTGGCAACAAGAAAACTTTAGACCTTGAAGATGTTCCTCAACTTCACGGTGTCGATAGTGTGGTTGGAGCTTTtccagtttttaaaaataagcttGAGTCGGATTGTGGTAGAGTTACAAGGTTCAAGTTCGCAAAAGCTTTGTTCCTGTTAGTCTGGAAAGAAATTTTATGGACAGCTTTATTGGCGTTGATTGACACGTTAGGTTCTTATGTTGGTCCCTACCTCATCGATGTTTTTGTTCAATGCCTTGACGGGCGAGGAGAATTCAAGAATCAAGGTTACATTTTGGCTTCCGCCTTTGTGGCTGCAAAGCTTGCTGAGTGCCTCGCAGACAGGCATTCATCTTTTAGGTTGCAACAAATTGGAACAAGGCTCCGTGCAGTAACAGCCACGATGATTTACAACAAGAGCTTGACCATTTCCTGTCAGTCAAAGCAGGGGCATTCAAGTGGAGAAATGATCAATATTATGACAATTGATGCTGATAGACTTGGCACCTTTAGTCAGTACATACACGATCCATGGGTGGTCATCTTGCAAGTTTGTTTGGCCTTGCTGATACTGTACAGAAATTTGGGACTCGGGTCAGTTGCTGGCTTTGTTGCGACAGTAATTGTCATGTCGTTAAACTATCCTTTTGGAAGATTGGAGGAGAAGTTTCAAGGCAAGTTAATGGAATCAAAAGATAAACGAATGAAGGCAACCACGGAGATTTTGAGAAATATGAGAATTCTCAAGCTTCAGGGATGGGAAATGAAGTTTTTGTCTAAGATTCTTGAACTCAGGGAAGTAGAGACACGGTGGCTGAAGAAATACTTCTATACTTCAGTAGTGATCACTGTTGTCTTCTGGGCTACTCCCACTGTTGTGGCTGTGGCCACCTTCGGTACTTGCATGCTAATGGGAATCCCGCTTGAATCAGGGAAGGTCTTATCTGCACTCGCAACATTCGAGATTCTTCAATACCCAATCTATAACCTTCCCGATACAGTTTCTATGCTAATTCAGACAAAGGTTTCTCTCGACAGAATtgcatcttttctttgtcttgaTGACTTGCAGCCTGATGCTATAGAGAAGCTTCCAGGAGGCAGTTCTGATACAGCAATTGAGATTGTTGATGGAAATTTCTCTTGGGATTTGTCTTCATCCAGGGCAACATTGAAAGATATAAACTTCAAAGTGCTCAATGGTATGAAG GTAGCTGTTTGTGGTACTGTTGGTTCAGGCAAGTCGAGCTTGCTTTCCTCCATTTTGGGAGAGTTACCCAAGATCTCAGGGACACTCAAGTTGTGTGGGACAAAGGCGTATGTTGCTCAGTCACCTTGGATACAGAGTGGTACGATAGAAGAGAACATATTGTTTGGTAAGGAGATGGACAAAGAAAGGTACGATAAGGTACTTGAAGCATGTTCCCTGAAGAAGGACCTGGAAATCCTCTCATTCGGGGATCAAACAGTTATTGGTGAGAGGGGTATCAACTTGAGTGGTGGACAGAAGCAAAGAATACAGATAGCACGTGCTCTCTACCAGGATGCCCAAATCTATCTATTTGATGACCCTTTCAGTGCCGTGGATGCTCATACTGGATCTCATTTGTTTAAA GAAGTTTTGCTTGGTCTTTTAAGTTCAAAAACTGTTATTTATGTTACTCATCAGGTTGAGTTCTTATCCGCTGCTGATCTAATCTTG GTCATGAAAGATGGAAGGATCGCGCAGGCTGGGAAGTATGACGAAATTCTCAATTCAGGATCTGATTTTAAGGTACTTGTAGGTGCACATAAGGCAGCTTTATCAGTTCTGGATTCCAGACAGGCAGGAGCAGTTTCCGAAAATGAAAGTGTCAGAGACAACAATGGAGGGGAGAACAGTACTGATAGGATTGTACATGACGAAGGAAATAAAGATTCACAAATTGGTAAAGCAGATGACGTAGCCGAGCCACAAGCACAACTCAttcaagaagaagagagagagaaaggcagTGTTGGGTTTCAAATCTATTGGAAATATATCACAACAGCATACGGAGGAGCTCTGGTGCCCTTTATATTACTGGCACAACTTCTCTTTCAGATCCTTCAAATTGGTAGCACTTATTGGATGGCATGGGCAACTCCTGCGACAAAGGATGTGAAACCTGGTGTTAGTGGATCTAGACTGTTAATCGTCTATGTATCTCTGGTTATTGGAAGTTCTTTTTGCATCCTGGCTCGAGCCATGCTTCTTGTAACAGCAGGGTACAAAACTGCAACTCTACTATTCAACAAATTGCATCAGTGCATTTTTCGTGCTCCCATGTCCTTTTTTGACGCAACCCCTAGTGGACGAATCATTAACAGA GCTTCTAAAGATCAAAGTGCACTAGAAATGCAAATTCCAGATCTAGTTGGGGGTCTTGCCTTCGAAGCAATCATGCTTCTGGGAATCATAGCAGTGATGTCTCAAGTGGCATggcaagtttttatagtttccATCCCCGTAATTGCTGCCTGTATCTGGTATCAG CAATATTACATACCTGCAGCAAGAGAGCTTTCACGGTTGATTGGAGTATGCAATGCTCCAGTTATCCAAAATTTTGCAGAAACAATTTCAGGAGCAACAACGATCAGGAGCTTtgatcaagaatcaagattccaagaaataaatatgaaaCTAACAGATGCATATTCTCGGCCCAAATTTCATAATTCTGCTGCAATGCAATGGCTTTGCTTCCGCATGGATATGTTCAGTTCTGTTACGTTTGCTTTCTGTCTGTTTCTTTTAGTCTCTTTTCCAGAAAGAACTAATCCAG ccATTGCAGGCTTAGCTGTTACATATGCGCTTGAGCTACACATGGCacaatttgggttgatatggaATTTCTGCATTTGTGAGAACAAACTCATATCAGTAGAGAGAATTCTTCAGTACATGTCTATTCCTGCTGAGCCTCCTCTTGTAATTGAATCAAAGAGGCCTGACCATTCTTGGCCATCACATGGTAAAATTGATATCGATAATCTACAG GTCCGATATGCCCCACACATGCCACTGGTGCTGCGTGGTCTCTCATGCACTTTCCCAGGAGGGAAGAAAACTGGTATTGTTGGGAGAACAGGCAGCGGTAAATCTACTCTCATACAGGCTCTTTTCCGAACCGTTGAACCTGCAGCTGGTCAGATTATGATTGACAGCATTGATATCTCATTGATTGGCCTGCATGATTTAAGGTCAAGACTGAGCATTATTCCCCAGGATCCAACCATGTTCGAAGGGACTGTGAGAAGTAATCTGGACCCACTTGAAGAGTACACAGATGAACAGATCTGGGAG GTTCTGGACAAGTGCCAACTTGGAGATGAAGttaggaaaaaggaaaggaagctaGATTCCACAG TTATCGAGAATGGGGAGAACTGGAGTATGGGCCAGAGGCAGCTAGTCTGTCTTGGGCGTGTGCTCCTCAAGAAAAGTAAGGTCTTGGTCCTTGATGAAGCTACTGCCTCAGTTGACACAGCCACTGATAATCTTATTCAGCAAACGCTCAGGCAGAACTTCTCTGACTGTACAGTGATAACCATTGCACATAGAATAACCTCTGTTCTTGACAGTGACATGGTTTTGCTTCTAAGTCAAG GTCTCATTGAGGAATATAATTCGCCAACAAGGTTGTTAGAAAACAAGTCATCGTCATTCTCCCAACTTGTAGCAGAGTACACAGTGAGGTCAAATACCCGTTTCGAGAAATCAACTGGATTAAATTTATAG